One window of Metopolophium dirhodum isolate CAU chromosome 3, ASM1992520v1, whole genome shotgun sequence genomic DNA carries:
- the LOC132941331 gene encoding histone H1A, sperm-like, protein MTDTVATTPAPVAASPAAKKSPAKKKLSASKVKKTVALHPTTAVMVTSAIKELKEKKGSSLPAIKKYLAANYKVDPAKLAPFIRKFLKAAVANGTVVQTKGTGASGHFKLPVAEVKPKKAVVAKKKKSIVKKVKAAGTPKKKKLVAAKKPAAGEPAAKKAKKTAAAKPKATTPKKAPAKAKKPAAVKPKSKKTPIKKTAAPKKK, encoded by the coding sequence ATGACAGACACCGTCGCTACAACTCCGGCTCCAGTCGCCGCATCGCCGGCCGCGAAGAAGTCTCCTGCCAAGAAGAAGTTGTCGGCTTCTAAAGTCAAGAAGACCGTTGCGTTGCACCCGACCACCGCCGTGATGGTCACGTCGGCCATCAAGGAGCTCAAGGAGAAGAAAGGTTCGTCGTTACCGGCCATCAAGAAATACTTGGCCGCCAACTACAAAGTCGATCCCGCCAAGCTGGCGCCTTTCATCAGGAAGTTTTTGAAAGCCGCCGTCGCCAACGGTACCGTCGTCCAGACCAAGGGAACCGGCGCTTCGGGACACTTCAAGTTGCCCGTCGCCGAGGTCAAGCCGAAAAAGGCCGTTGTAGCCAAAAAGAAGAAATCCATCGTCAAAAAAGTCAAAGCCGCCGGAACACCGAAGAAGAAGAAGCTCGTAGCCGCCAAGAAACCCGCGGCGGGTGAACCAGCAGCCAAAAAAGCGAAAAAGACCGCTGCGGCGAAACCCAAGGCGACTACACCAAAGAAGGCCCCAGCCAAAGCGAAAAAGCCGGCCGCCGTCAAACCCAAATCGAAGAAGACTCCGATCAAGAAAACCGCAGCTCCCAAAAAGAAGTAG
- the LOC132941333 gene encoding histone H2B-like, which translates to MAPGGKSAGKAMKKSSGKAQKNIAKSDKKRKPKRKESYAIYIYKVLKQVHPDTGVSSKAMSIMNSFVNDLFERIAAESSRLAHYNKRSTITSREIQTAVRLLLPGELAKHAVSEGTKAVTKYTSSK; encoded by the coding sequence ATGGCTCCAGGAGGAAAATCGGCGGGCAAAGCAATGAAGAAGTCGTCCGGCAAGGCACAAAAGAACATCGCCAAGTCCGACAAGAAGCGCAAGCCCAAGAGGAAAGAATCGTACGCAATCTACATCTACAAAGTGTTGAAACAAGTACATCCCGACACCGGAGTCTCGTCCAAAGCCATGAGCATCATGAACAGCTTCGTCAACGACCTGTTCGAGCGCATCGCCGCCGAATCCAGTCGTCTGGCCCACTACAACAAACGTTCGACCATTACCAGCCGGGAAATCCAAACTGCCGTCCGACTCTTGTTGCCCGGTGAATTGGCCAAGCACGCCGTCAGTGAAGGAACCAAGGCTGTGACCAAGTACACCAGCTCCAAATAA
- the LOC132941334 gene encoding histone H2A-like, whose product MSGRGKAGKSKGGKSKTRSSRAGLQFPVGRIHRLLRKGNYAERVGAGAPVYLAAVMEYLAAEVLELAGNAARDNKKSRIIPRHLQLAIRNDEELNKLLSGVTIAQGGVLPNIQAVLLPKKTEKKA is encoded by the coding sequence ATGAGCGGACGCGGCAAAGCAGGAAAATCGAAGGGAGGCAAATCCAAGACCAGGTCGTCCCGCGCCGGACTCCAGTTCCCGGTCGGTCGTATCCATCGTCTGTTGAGAAAAGGAAACTACGCCGAACGTGTCGGAGCCGGAGCACCGGTATACCTGGCCGCCGTCATGGAGTACTTGGCAGCTGAAGTTTTGGAGTTGGCCGGTAACGCGGCCCGTGACAACAAGAAGTCTCGTATCATCCCCAGACATTTGCAATTGGCCATCAGGAACGACGAGGAGTTGAACAAATTGTTGTCCGGAGTGACCATCGCTCAAGGTGGTGTGTTGCCCAACATCCAAGCCGTGCTCTTGCCCAAGAAGACCGAGAAGAAGGCTTAA
- the LOC132941332 gene encoding histone H3, with protein sequence MARTKQTARKSTGGKAPRKQLATKAARKSAPATGGVKKPHRYRPGTVALREIRRYQKSTELLIRKLPFQRLVREIAQDFKTDLRFQSSAVMALQEASEAYLVGLFEDTNLCAIHAKRVTIMPKDIQLARRIRGERA encoded by the coding sequence ATGGCACGTACCAAGCAGACAGCTCGTAAATCTACCGGCGGAAAGGCGCCCAGGAAACAGTTGGCCACCAAAGCCGCACGTAAGAGCGCACCCGCCACCGGAGGAGTGAAAAAACCACATCGTTACCGTCCGGGAACCGTTGCCCTCCGTGAAATCCGTCGTTATCAGAAGAGCACAGAACTTTTGATCCGCAAATTGCCGTTCCAACGTCTAGTGCGCGAGATCGCCCAGGACTTCAAGACCGACCTGCGTTTCCAGAGCTCCGCGGTCATGGCGTTGCAAGAAGCTAGCGAGGCATACTTGGTAGGTCTGTTCGAAGACACCAATCTTTGCGCGATCCACGCCAAGCGTGTCACCATCATGCCAAAGGACATCCAGTTGGCCCGTCGTATCCGCGGTGAACGTGCTTAA
- the LOC132940629 gene encoding uncharacterized protein LOC132940629 gives MSLNARPSGAQKRKAKNIRLAETNKLRRSLDKFCKIAKTTHVNTEENHNTATTSVKEIQLAFNDVLECTVENYSTDNELELQENVPENILVNLANDKTSIGVNLNSKYPTDRGNFPVDILSSDVKRLIVQYGPCKPVMEFPLDTNVIDDVVSKTHRNYAYFKYSWIEGINDWQHLSQKIAKHEKSIQHIEAVKLRTIWIKNQTKEHFEEMKEKEKKHVKVIF, from the exons ATGTCTCTAAATGCTCGTCCTAGTGGTGCACAAAAGAGGAAAGCCAAAAACATTCGACTTGCCGAAACCAATAAATTACGACGTTCGTtggataaattttgtaaaattgcaAAAACTACCCATGTCAACAcag aagaaAATCATAACACTGCAACTACTTCTGTAAAGGAAATACAATTGGCCTTTAATGATGTATTGGAATGTACGGTGGAGAATTATAGTACAGACAATGAATTGGAACTCCAAGAAAATGTGCCTGAAAATATTCTAGTTAATTTGGCCAACGATAAAACTTCTATTG gtgtaaatttaaattctaagtaTCCAACAGACCGAGGAAATTTTCCTGTTGATATTTTAAGCAGTGATGTCAAAAGATTAATTGTTCAGTATGGTCCATGTAAACCAGTAATGGAATTTCCATTGGATACAAATGTTATTGATGATGTTGTATCGAAGACTC ACAGAAATtatgcctattttaaatattcttggATTGAAGGTATAAATGATTGGCAGCATTTATCTCAAAAAATTGCAAAACATGAAAAATCAATTCAACACATTGAAGCTGTAAAACTACGAACTATATGGATTAAGAATCAAACTAAAGAA CATTTTGAGGAAATGAAGGAAAAGGAGAAAAAGCATGTGAAGGTAATTTTTTAA